From Deinococcus sp. Marseille-Q6407, one genomic window encodes:
- the lptB gene encoding LPS export ABC transporter ATP-binding protein, giving the protein MAVTPGLPARPPLVASGLRKTYGRREVVRGVDLNVNPGEIVALFGPNGAGKTTTFYMIVGFIRAGAGQITLGDRNVTALPMHQRARMGLGYLPQEPSAFRRLSARDNLLAILEYQRLPRAEQERRADALLEEFGLSHLANSYAYQLSGGERRRLELARALTTEPDYLLLDEPFTGVDPKSIREIQRLIRELRDRRGIGVFITDHNVRETIALTDRVYLMFDGQVTFQGTPAEFAANPDVRAHYLGEDFEL; this is encoded by the coding sequence ATGGCCGTGACCCCCGGCCTGCCTGCCCGCCCGCCGCTGGTGGCCAGTGGCCTGCGCAAGACCTACGGGCGGCGCGAAGTGGTGCGCGGTGTGGACTTGAACGTCAACCCCGGCGAGATCGTGGCGCTGTTCGGGCCCAACGGCGCCGGCAAGACCACCACCTTTTACATGATTGTGGGCTTTATCCGCGCCGGTGCGGGGCAGATTACCCTGGGCGACCGCAATGTGACTGCCCTGCCGATGCACCAGCGGGCGCGTATGGGCCTAGGCTACCTGCCACAGGAGCCCAGCGCTTTCCGGCGGCTCTCGGCCCGCGACAACCTGCTGGCGATTCTGGAATACCAGCGGCTGCCCCGCGCCGAGCAGGAACGCCGCGCCGATGCGTTGCTGGAAGAATTTGGCCTCAGCCACCTGGCAAACTCCTACGCCTATCAGCTCTCGGGCGGCGAGCGGCGGCGGCTGGAGCTGGCCCGCGCCCTGACCACCGAGCCCGATTACCTGTTGCTGGACGAGCCTTTTACCGGCGTGGACCCCAAGAGCATCCGCGAGATTCAGCGGCTGATCCGCGAACTGCGCGACCGCCGGGGCATCGGCGTCTTTATCACCGACCACAACGTGCGTGAAACCATCGCCCTGACCGACCGGGTCTACCTGATGTTCGACGGTCAGGTGACTTTCCAGGGCACCCCGGCCGAGTTTGCCGCCAACCCGGATGTGCGGGCACACTATCTGGGCGAGGATTTCGAACTGTAA
- a CDS encoding DUF3084 domain-containing protein — MLWLFLGFVVLLSGVVAYAGDVIARKVGRKHMRMFGLRPKDTALLVAVLAGMAISLISLTTFGLLNRGAIANIQQAQQLRPELERLRSEIGRVGSELSRTEAGLKRAQQERDQAQQAARKLEGEYGKAQQELSGAQRDLQRAQQAVQALETRAADLEQRVASLQTRRDALAAQAEQARTQLSGSRAALEQSQTRAQALDAEVAQLDRQLGTLKTQANQARAQADAAAQRTREAQARARSAEQRTRELQARAQAAAERARTLEAQVGALEQTRQELQAQRQRAIAERDQAAAQRDSAAAERDSAIAARNNAVSERNSALAERDSAVQGRDAAQAAQAQAEAQRRATETQRDALAAERDSLRRERDALTAERSELLTQRRDLQAERDSLRGERDQAASELATVRRDVTQLQTLQRDLLDQQTELVAANAELASDLVSTRTSLGQLQDDYSSTRTELSASLNSDLAYAKNDLVYAGVIRNPAELDAFLSSASQAALARGGRSAALADSSRAGLADSVGAFSAGSFVQCRAAANVPEGFEVNLNCEARPNRVIYAAGAAVAEGPVQLGGNAAALQAQVEALTAQARQRLLARGLPESNLVGSALPVSEMVELLAELVSLSERQPAGQVTVRLVARSDIQLDSPVSLKASVVGRP; from the coding sequence GTGCTGTGGCTTTTTCTGGGGTTTGTGGTCCTCCTTTCGGGAGTGGTGGCGTACGCGGGCGACGTCATCGCCCGCAAGGTGGGCCGCAAGCACATGCGGATGTTCGGGCTACGGCCCAAGGACACCGCGCTGCTGGTGGCGGTGCTCGCAGGCATGGCCATCAGCCTGATCAGCCTGACCACCTTCGGCCTGCTGAACCGCGGCGCCATCGCCAACATTCAGCAGGCCCAGCAGCTGCGCCCTGAGCTGGAGCGGCTGCGCTCCGAAATCGGCCGGGTGGGCAGTGAGTTGTCACGCACCGAAGCGGGACTGAAGCGGGCCCAGCAGGAGCGCGACCAGGCCCAGCAGGCGGCGCGCAAGCTGGAGGGCGAGTATGGCAAAGCCCAGCAGGAACTCAGCGGCGCCCAGCGGGACCTGCAGCGGGCCCAGCAGGCCGTCCAGGCCCTGGAAACCCGCGCGGCGGACCTGGAACAGCGGGTGGCCTCGCTGCAAACCCGCCGCGACGCCCTGGCCGCCCAGGCCGAGCAGGCCCGTACCCAATTGAGCGGCAGCCGGGCAGCGCTGGAACAGAGTCAGACCCGCGCGCAGGCGCTGGACGCCGAGGTGGCACAGCTGGACCGCCAGCTGGGCACCCTGAAGACCCAGGCCAATCAGGCCCGGGCGCAGGCTGACGCCGCCGCCCAGCGCACCCGTGAAGCCCAGGCCCGGGCCCGCTCAGCCGAGCAGCGCACCCGTGAGTTGCAGGCCCGTGCTCAGGCTGCCGCCGAGCGCGCCAGAACCCTGGAAGCGCAGGTCGGCGCCCTGGAACAGACCCGCCAGGAACTGCAGGCCCAGCGCCAGCGGGCCATTGCCGAGCGCGATCAGGCAGCGGCCCAGCGAGACAGCGCGGCTGCCGAACGCGACAGCGCCATCGCTGCCAGAAATAACGCTGTCAGTGAAAGAAACAGCGCCCTGGCCGAACGGGACAGTGCCGTGCAGGGCCGCGACGCTGCCCAGGCCGCCCAGGCGCAGGCCGAAGCCCAGCGGCGGGCCACCGAAACCCAGCGGGACGCCCTGGCGGCCGAGCGCGACAGCCTGCGCCGCGAGCGCGACGCCCTGACCGCCGAGCGCAGTGAGCTGCTCACTCAGCGCCGCGACCTGCAGGCCGAACGCGACAGCCTGCGGGGCGAGCGCGATCAGGCCGCCAGCGAACTGGCCACCGTTCGCCGCGACGTGACCCAGTTACAAACGCTACAGCGCGACCTGCTGGACCAGCAGACCGAGCTGGTGGCCGCCAACGCCGAGCTGGCCTCGGACCTGGTCAGCACCCGCACCAGCCTGGGCCAGCTGCAGGACGACTATTCATCCACCCGCACCGAACTGAGCGCCTCGCTGAACAGCGACCTGGCCTACGCCAAGAACGACCTGGTGTATGCTGGCGTGATCCGCAATCCGGCCGAGCTGGACGCTTTTCTTAGCAGTGCTTCCCAGGCCGCCCTGGCGCGGGGGGGCCGCTCGGCGGCGCTGGCCGACAGCTCACGGGCCGGGCTGGCCGATTCGGTGGGCGCCTTCAGCGCCGGCAGCTTCGTGCAGTGCCGCGCCGCCGCCAACGTGCCCGAAGGGTTCGAGGTCAACCTCAACTGCGAGGCCCGGCCCAACCGGGTGATCTACGCGGCCGGCGCAGCGGTGGCCGAGGGGCCGGTGCAGCTGGGCGGCAACGCGGCCGCCTTGCAGGCGCAGGTCGAAGCCCTGACCGCACAGGCCCGCCAGCGCCTGCTGGCCCGCGGCCTGCCGGAAAGCAACCTGGTAGGCAGCGCCTTGCCGGTCAGCGAAATGGTGGAACTGCTGGCCGAACTGGTCTCGCTGTCCGAGCGGCAGCCGGCCGGACAGGTTACCGTGCGCCTGGTGGCCCGCAGCGATATCCAGCTGGATTCGCCGGTCAGCCTGAAAGCCAGCGTGGTCGGGCGGCCTTAA
- a CDS encoding Bax inhibitor-1 family protein — MTTYAPATGRTELVRTFLNRTYSWMAAGLALTAGTAYLTAGNLALSQLVSGLTWPLIIAQFALVLGLSFLADRLSPVVAGILFMVYAGLTGLTFSSLLFVYSPAAVGTAFLTSAGAFAGMSAAGYLTKRDLSGWSRFLLFALLGLILAMVANFFFHSGAASFAISVVGVLVFAGLTAYDTQKLKLMAQSGLQGRAAESAAINGALVLYLDFINMFLFFLRLLSGDRD; from the coding sequence ATGACGACTTATGCTCCGGCAACCGGACGTACTGAACTGGTCCGGACTTTTCTGAATCGCACCTACAGCTGGATGGCGGCCGGCCTGGCGCTGACGGCCGGCACCGCCTACCTGACGGCCGGCAATCTGGCCCTGTCGCAGCTGGTGTCGGGCCTCACGTGGCCGCTGATCATTGCGCAATTTGCGCTGGTGCTGGGCCTCAGCTTTCTGGCGGACCGCCTCAGCCCGGTGGTGGCCGGCATTCTGTTTATGGTGTATGCCGGTCTGACCGGCCTGACCTTCAGCTCGCTGCTGTTCGTTTACAGCCCGGCGGCGGTGGGTACGGCTTTCCTGACCTCGGCCGGGGCTTTTGCCGGCATGAGCGCTGCCGGCTACCTCACCAAGCGTGACCTGAGCGGCTGGAGCCGGTTCCTGCTGTTCGCCCTGCTGGGCCTGATTCTGGCGATGGTGGCCAACTTCTTTTTCCACAGCGGCGCAGCCAGTTTCGCCATCAGCGTGGTGGGCGTGCTGGTGTTTGCTGGCCTGACCGCCTACGACACCCAGAAGCTGAAGCTGATGGCCCAGAGCGGCCTGCAGGGCCGGGCCGCCGAAAGTGCCGCCATTAACGGTGCGCTGGTGCTGTACCTCGACTTCATCAACATGTTCCTGTTCTTCCTGCGGCTGCTCAGCGGCGACCGCGACTGA
- the glmS gene encoding glutamine--fructose-6-phosphate transaminase (isomerizing), whose product MCGIVGYIGPRDAQEVLLSGLSKLEYRGYDSAGIAVGDGQQIAVRKKAGKLANLAADLEAEPLNGSFGIGHTRWATHGVPNDVNSHPHTTENGDIVLVHNGIIENYLELKAGLLQRGHVFKSDTDSEVVAHLIEETYQGDLEKAVRDALHQVRGAYALVVTHKDHRQIVAARTVSPLVMGVGEGEMFLASDVPALLAYTRQMVFIQDGDMVILDDDGYRITDMQGQPVQREAETIEWDAEAAEKGGYDTYMLKEIFEQPQALSNTLLGRLKGEEGRVELDISLDPTSFDRIHIVACGTAYYAGMVGKYLLEQLARVPVELDVASEYRYRQPLVTDKTLAIAVSQSGETIDTLEGMREAKAGGARTLGIINAKGSSMTRELDDTLYIHAGPEIGVASTKAYTSMVGAFLLLAVWLGQQRGTLSRDEVARLVQSAHDLPQLVAETLSDERLARVQEVAQKYHQARDYLFLGRGVNNPTAYEGALKLKEISYIHAEAYAAGEMKHGPIALIDEHLPVVVVATESRLLEKTISNVQEVRARGGRVILLLSDGDTDNAQHAEDVLYVPRCDELISPIVNAVPMQLLAYYTASTLGKDVDKPRNLAKSVTVE is encoded by the coding sequence ATGTGTGGAATCGTTGGATATATCGGCCCTAGAGACGCGCAGGAGGTCCTGCTCTCGGGCCTCAGCAAGCTGGAATACCGTGGCTACGACAGTGCGGGCATCGCAGTGGGGGACGGCCAGCAGATCGCCGTCCGGAAAAAAGCCGGCAAGCTGGCCAACCTCGCCGCCGACCTCGAAGCCGAGCCGCTGAATGGCTCCTTCGGCATCGGCCATACCCGCTGGGCCACCCACGGGGTGCCCAACGATGTCAACAGCCACCCGCACACCACCGAAAACGGTGACATCGTGCTGGTGCACAACGGCATCATCGAGAATTATCTGGAGCTGAAAGCGGGCCTGCTGCAGCGCGGCCACGTCTTCAAGTCCGACACCGACAGCGAAGTGGTGGCCCACCTGATCGAGGAAACCTATCAGGGTGACCTGGAAAAAGCCGTGCGCGACGCCTTGCACCAAGTCCGTGGCGCCTACGCGCTGGTGGTGACCCACAAAGACCACCGCCAGATCGTGGCGGCCCGGACCGTCAGCCCGCTGGTGATGGGCGTGGGCGAAGGCGAGATGTTCCTGGCCTCCGACGTGCCGGCCCTGCTGGCCTACACCCGCCAGATGGTGTTTATTCAGGACGGCGACATGGTTATCCTGGACGATGACGGTTACCGCATCACCGACATGCAGGGCCAGCCGGTGCAGCGCGAGGCCGAAACCATCGAGTGGGACGCCGAAGCGGCCGAAAAAGGCGGCTATGACACCTATATGCTCAAGGAAATCTTCGAGCAGCCCCAGGCCCTCAGCAACACCCTGCTGGGCCGCCTGAAAGGTGAAGAAGGCCGGGTGGAACTGGACATCAGCCTGGACCCGACCTCGTTCGACCGGATTCATATCGTGGCCTGCGGCACCGCCTACTACGCCGGTATGGTGGGCAAGTACCTGCTGGAGCAGCTGGCGCGGGTGCCGGTGGAGCTGGACGTGGCCAGCGAATACCGTTACCGCCAGCCCCTGGTGACCGATAAAACCCTGGCTATTGCCGTGAGCCAGTCGGGCGAGACCATCGACACGCTGGAAGGCATGCGCGAGGCCAAGGCCGGCGGCGCCCGCACGCTGGGCATCATCAACGCCAAGGGCAGCTCCATGACCCGCGAGCTGGACGACACCCTTTACATCCATGCCGGCCCCGAAATCGGTGTGGCCAGCACCAAGGCCTACACCAGCATGGTGGGCGCTTTTCTGCTGTTGGCCGTGTGGCTGGGCCAGCAGCGCGGCACCCTGAGCAGGGATGAAGTGGCCCGCCTGGTCCAGAGCGCCCATGACCTGCCTCAGCTGGTGGCGGAAACCCTCAGCGATGAGCGGCTGGCCCGGGTGCAGGAGGTGGCGCAGAAGTACCACCAGGCCCGCGATTATCTGTTCCTGGGACGCGGCGTCAACAACCCCACCGCTTACGAGGGTGCTCTGAAACTCAAGGAAATCAGCTATATCCACGCCGAAGCCTACGCAGCCGGCGAGATGAAGCACGGCCCCATCGCCCTAATCGACGAGCACCTGCCGGTGGTGGTGGTGGCCACCGAGTCGCGGCTGCTGGAAAAAACCATCAGCAATGTGCAAGAAGTGCGCGCGCGCGGTGGCCGGGTCATTCTGCTGCTCAGCGACGGTGACACCGACAACGCCCAGCACGCCGAGGACGTTCTTTATGTGCCCCGCTGTGACGAGCTGATCAGCCCCATCGTGAATGCAGTGCCTATGCAGCTGTTGGCCTACTACACCGCCAGCACCCTCGGTAAAGACGTGGATAAACCCCGCAACCTCGCCAAATCGGTGACGGTGGAGTAA
- a CDS encoding FmdB family zinc ribbon protein, whose amino-acid sequence MPTYVYKNLETGELYEFKQSMKDEAYTRHPETGAPVKRLITPPGIAFHGSGFYVNDSRSSGEGGSSGGDGGNG is encoded by the coding sequence ATGCCCACCTATGTCTATAAGAACCTGGAAACCGGCGAACTGTACGAGTTCAAGCAGAGCATGAAGGACGAGGCCTACACCCGGCACCCCGAGACTGGCGCGCCGGTCAAGCGCCTGATTACGCCGCCGGGAATTGCTTTTCATGGCAGCGGTTTTTATGTCAACGACTCGCGCAGCTCGGGTGAAGGCGGCAGCAGTGGCGGAGACGGGGGCAACGGATGA
- a CDS encoding S1C family serine protease, whose product MSRGPFPAPSLRPLLAGLIVTGALAGAYATGQVTAQKALVVPDEVNTVEVVRQASPAVVQVNNTLAPEALMPGDDPVEVGTGFFYKKDLIVTAYHVVQNSEHLTVTLASGRTVPATVEGVDPGIDVAVLRVTAVGAPRTLAFGSSASLVQGQKLISIGSPLKIQNYVGTGIFSVMAPAAQIPRTDNLANEVGQYIVTTTSIQGGNSGGPIMDSHGAVVGIANANAAASSLSAGLIGIGIPGDLVKQTLTDLEQTGAPQRGNLGVTLVALEDLDPALRQLAGLVSNQGVLVDEIQAGSPAGRAGLRGSLRNSRGQLLAPLGDIIVAVDGQPVSKPFDVTSLVAAKRPGDTVRLTVWRDGRRQDLNVTLQQRTLEEFQSSQNQPGPSNPASQNQRTDNPGGNTPSLSNPGTGNGNPGTGSRGGNSAPGVDDGVDSGEGAAPMPEGADGPVMNTPDAPSGEPTHP is encoded by the coding sequence ATGAGCCGGGGCCCCTTCCCTGCCCCCAGCCTGCGCCCCCTGCTGGCCGGCCTGATCGTGACCGGAGCGCTGGCCGGCGCCTACGCCACCGGGCAGGTCACCGCGCAAAAGGCGCTGGTGGTCCCCGACGAGGTCAACACGGTCGAAGTGGTACGCCAGGCCAGCCCGGCGGTGGTGCAGGTCAACAACACCCTGGCCCCCGAAGCCCTGATGCCCGGCGACGACCCGGTGGAAGTGGGCACCGGCTTTTTTTACAAGAAAGACCTGATCGTCACCGCCTATCACGTGGTGCAAAACAGTGAACACCTCACCGTGACTCTGGCCAGCGGCCGCACCGTACCAGCCACGGTTGAGGGGGTGGACCCCGGCATTGACGTGGCGGTCCTGCGGGTTACGGCAGTGGGTGCGCCTCGCACCCTGGCTTTCGGTTCCAGCGCCTCGCTGGTGCAGGGGCAGAAGCTGATCAGTATCGGGTCGCCGCTCAAGATTCAGAACTATGTGGGCACCGGGATTTTCAGCGTGATGGCGCCGGCCGCCCAGATTCCCCGCACCGACAACCTTGCCAACGAGGTGGGGCAGTACATCGTCACCACCACCAGCATTCAGGGGGGCAACTCGGGCGGGCCGATCATGGATTCGCACGGCGCGGTCGTCGGCATTGCCAACGCCAACGCGGCGGCCAGCTCGCTTTCGGCGGGCCTGATCGGCATCGGGATTCCGGGTGACTTGGTCAAGCAGACCCTGACCGACTTGGAACAGACCGGCGCGCCGCAGCGCGGCAACCTGGGCGTGACGCTGGTGGCGCTGGAAGACCTGGACCCCGCCCTGCGGCAGCTGGCTGGCCTGGTCAGCAACCAGGGCGTGCTGGTGGACGAAATCCAGGCGGGTAGCCCCGCCGGCCGCGCCGGCCTGCGCGGTTCGCTGCGCAACTCGCGTGGGCAGCTGCTGGCGCCGCTGGGCGACATCATCGTGGCGGTGGACGGCCAGCCGGTCAGCAAGCCGTTTGACGTGACCTCACTGGTGGCCGCCAAGCGCCCCGGCGACACCGTGCGCCTGACCGTCTGGCGCGACGGCCGCCGGCAGGACCTCAACGTGACGTTGCAGCAGCGCACCCTGGAAGAATTCCAGTCCAGCCAGAATCAGCCCGGGCCCAGCAATCCCGCCTCGCAGAACCAGCGCACCGATAATCCGGGAGGCAACACACCCAGCCTGAGCAATCCAGGCACCGGAAATGGCAACCCCGGCACCGGCAGCCGGGGAGGCAACAGCGCCCCCGGCGTGGATGACGGTGTGGACTCCGGCGAAGGCGCAGCTCCTATGCCCGAAGGCGCCGACGGCCCGGTGATGAATACGCCAGACGCCCCCAGCGGCGAACCTACCCACCCGTAA